The Manihot esculenta cultivar AM560-2 chromosome 11, M.esculenta_v8, whole genome shotgun sequence genome includes a region encoding these proteins:
- the LOC110626778 gene encoding uncharacterized protein LOC110626778 — MDWFSWLAKTGLEPSLVYEYGLAFSHNELEEDDIGYFNHEFLQSMGISIAKHRLEILKLARKEKGASPHPMTRVLVAIKRTKRCLAKYIRAWSRREESALVVVPRPGYATRWRGAMLKRNKKLMLANQGRLLLTNGSPVVVSGPRLDSFSSPVVYDLHKEAKMDGDDDGYWSTGVEEIRWDTMFQNLKPT, encoded by the coding sequence ATGGATTGGTTCTCTTGGCTAGCAAAAACTGGCCTTGAGCCTTCTCTTGTATATGAGTATGGCCTTGCTTTTTCTCACAATGAGCTTGAAGAAGATGACATAGGTTACTTTAACCATGAGTTTCTTCAGAGCATGGGGATATCAATAGCCAAACACAGGCTGGAGATCCTCAAGCTTGCTAGGAAGGAGAAAGGAGCTAGCCCACATCCCATGACAAGAGTTCTTGTTGCAATTAAGAGGACAAAGAGATGTCTAGCTAAGTACATAAGAGCATGGTCTCGCCGCGAAGAATCGGCTCTTGTTGTTGTTCCAAGGCCTGGTTATGCTACTAGATGGAGAGGAGCAATGTTGAAGAGGAACAAGAAGTTGATGCTGGCTAATCAAGGGAGATTATTGCTGACAAATGGAAGTCCTGTGGTGGTTTCTGGGCCTAGATTAGATAGTTTTTCAAGTCCAGTGGTGTATGATCTTCACAAAGAGGCGAAGATGGATGGTGATGATGATGGGTATTGGTCAACTGGTGTTGAAGAGATCAGGTGGGATACCATGTTTCAGAATCTGAAACCAACATGA
- the LOC110626102 gene encoding uncharacterized serine-rich protein C215.13, giving the protein MATSRNKSNRHALCTCRVPPPLMSSSPSSSSSFASSTASSFISSSSSSTSAASLARSISPTRVNMYSHHHRQNNLQSSSSLRFSIDRPISPNRSISVKRHTSNANPVSNQKRTCSCSPTTHPGSFRCAFHRALMRNNHHNSRTQSVSYHSSTGLNFRRSAMTNSLVRIGGVEGELVKRALSALIRPSSHHLRRRAAFETRPSRLSVMSKAGD; this is encoded by the coding sequence ATGGCGACGTCGAGAAACAAATCGAATCGCCATGCTCTTTGCACGTGCCGCGTGCCACCACCATTGATGTCGTCGTCGCCTTCGTCGTCGTCGTCGTTCGCATCATCAACTGCTTCCAGTTTCATATCTAGCTCCTCCTCTTCTACCTCCGCTGCTTCACTTGCACGCTCCATCTCTCCGACACGAGTGAACATGTACAGTCACCACCATCGCCAGAACAACCTTCAATCTTCGTCTTCCTTGCGTTTTTCTATCGATCGTCCAATCTCTCCCAATCGTTCGATTTCAGTGAAAAGGCACACCTCCAATGCTAATCCAGTGTCCAATCAGAAGAGAACATGCTCGTGTTCCCCTACGACTCATCCCGGCTCCTTCCGGTGCGCTTTCCACAGGGCATTGATGAGGAATAACCATCACAACAGCCGCACTCAATCAGTGTCTTATCACTCAAGTACTGGATTGAACTTTAGGCGATCGGCAATGACGAATTCGCTTGTGAGGATTGGAGGTGTGGAAGGAGAATTAGTAAAGAGAGCGTTGTCGGCTCTGATTCGTCCTTCTTCGCATCATCTGCGTCGTCGCGCCGCATTCGAGACGAGACCCAGCCGGCTTTCCGTCATGTCCAAAGCCGGAGATTAG
- the LOC110625485 gene encoding mediator of RNA polymerase II transcription subunit 15a, whose amino-acid sequence MDNTNWRPNAQGGEPAIDTGDWRAQLQPDSRQRIVNKIMETLKRQLPFSGQDGLEELKIIAVRFEEKIYAAATSQSDYLRKISLKMLTLESKSQKPVPNPLPPNAPGNNNRPPDPGASHSMQPQVHNQGQSLPIPLTTNQSQTRQQLLSQTIQNNMTSTGVQSSASLTSALPSVSGLTQNSIPSVVCQNPNIQNISGVPQNTVGNAMGQGVPSNIFSNAQRQMPGRQQVVPQQQQQQSQNPQQYLYQQQLQLMKQKYQHGNLPHSLVQSHIQQQQQQQQQQQNLLQQTQLQSSQSSMQTSSVMQPSMMQSVISGIQQGQPPSVQQSTQSMLQQHTQSVLRQQQQPQQASSIHQQQTSMMQQQQQLMNQQSNVANMQQNLLIGQQNNVGDMQQQQQQRLLSQQNNVQNLQQQQQQLMAQQNNLLSMHQQQLGSQSNVSGLQHQQQQQLLGSQPGNSSMQTNQHSVQMLQQPKGPLQQEPANNLVPTQGQQSQSQSSQQQLMSQIQSQPTQLQQQLGLQQQSNQLQRDMQTRLQASTQAPASLLQQQNVIDQQKQLYQSQRPLPETSSTSLDSTAQTRHTNGGDLQEEVYQKIKSMKEMYLPELNEMYQKIATKLQQHDSLPQQPKSEQLEKLKIFKNMLERIIAFLQVSKNNILPGFKEKLGSYEKQIINFINTNRPRKPIPSLQQGQIPQPHIQQSQSQVSQVQSHENQMNPQMQQSMNLQGSVPAMQQNNMSNLQHNSLSSLSGSTSQQNMMNSLQPASNLDSSQGNAMSSLQLAAVGSLQQNPVSTTQQANINNLSSQSGVNMLQPNVPLQSHPNMLQQQHLKQQQEQQMLQNQQLKQQIHQRQMQQQLLQKQQLLQQQQQQQLHQQAKQQLPAQMQVHQMNDVNELKMRQGIGVKPGVFQQQHLSAGQRTAYPHQQMKPGSSYPISSPQLLQAASPQFSQHSPQVDQQNILSSLTKIGTPLQSANSPFVVPSPSTPLAPSPMPGDSEKPSGISSLSNAGNIGQQQIGAQVLAPSLAIGTPGISASPLLAECTGSDGAHGNALTTASGKSSVTEQPLERLIKAVKSMSPKALSASVSDIGSVVSMIDRIAGSAPGNGSRAAVGEDLVAMTNCRIQARNCITQDGVNGTRKMRRYTSAMPLNVVSSASSISDSFKQLNGPETSDLESTATSTVKKPRIEANHALLEEIREINQRLIDTVVDISEEDVDPTAAGSAAGGGEGTIVKCSFSAVALSPNLKSQYASSQMSPIQPLRLFVPTNYPNCSPILLDVLPVEISKEYEDLSVKAKSRFSISLRSLSQPMSLGEIARTWDVCARAVISEHAQQSGGGSFSSKYGTWENCLSAV is encoded by the exons ATGGACAACACTAACTGGAGGCCTAATGCCCAAGGTGGAGAACCTGCAATTGACACTGGTGATTGGAGAGCTCAATTGCAGCCTGATTCACGACAGAGAATTGTAAACAAAAT AATGGAGACATTAAAAAGACAACTTCCTTTTTCTGGTCAAGATGGATTAGAGGAACTCAAGATAATTGCTGTTCGATTTGAGGAAAAGATTTATGCTGCTGCCACAAGCCAG TCCGACTATCTACGGAAAATATCTTTGAAGATGCTTACACTAGAGTCCAAGTCCCAAAAGCCAGTGCCTAATCCTTTGCCACCCAATGCACCTGGCAATAACAACAGACCCCCTGATCCTGGAG CATCTCATAGCATGCAGCCTCAAGTCCACAATCAAGGGCAGTCACTTCCTATCCCATTGACAACTAACCAGTCTCAAACACGTCAGCAATTATTATCTCAGACCATTCAGAATAACATGACATCCACTGGGGTTCAAAGTTCTGCCAGTTTAACATCTGCATTACCTTCTGTTTCTGGTTTAACACAGAATTCTATCCCCAGTGTTGTTTGCCAGAATCCTAACATTCAGAATATTTCTGGAGTTCCACAGAACACAGTGGGGAATGCTATGGGACAAGGGGTCCCCTCCAATATCTTTTCCAATGCTCAGAGACAAATGCCAGGAAGGCAACAGGTTGTTCCCCAACAGCAGCAACAACAATCCCAAAATCCTCAGCAGTATCTTTATCAGCAGCAGTTACAACTCATGAAGCAGAAATACCAGCATGGAAATCTACCACATTCACTTGTGCAATCTCACATCCAACAACAGCAACAACAGCAACAGCAGCAGCAAAACCTTTTACAGCAGACTCAGTTGCAATCTTCTCAATCCAGTATGCAGACGTCATCTGTTATGCAGCCATCTATGATGCAATCCGTAATTTCTGGTATTCAACAGGGTCAGCCTCCTTCTGTTCAGCAATCAACACAATCCATGCTTCAACAGCATACGCAATCGGTCCTCAGGCAGCAGCAACAGCCACAACAGGCTTCTAGTATTCATCAACAGCAAACATCAATGATGCAGCAGCAGCAACAGCTAATGAACCAGCAATCAAATGTCGCCAATATGCAGCAAAATCTGTTAATTGGACAACAAAACAATGTTGGAGAcatgcagcagcagcagcagcagagaTTGCTGAGCCAGCAGAATAACGTTCAAAAtctgcagcagcagcagcagcagttaATGGCCCAGCAGAATAACCTCTTGAGTATGCATCAGCAGCAATTGGGCTCTCAAAGTAATGTCTCTGGTTTACAGCATCAGCAACAGCAGCAATTGCTTGGATCCCAGCCTGGCAACTCAAGCATGCAGACTAATCAGCACTCTGTACAGATGCTGCAACAGCCCAAAGGTCCATTACAGCAGGAACCTGCAAATAACTTAGTTCCAACTCAAGGCCAGCAGTCACAATCACAGTCTTCACAGCAGCAATTGATGTCACAAATTCAATCTCAGCCAACACAGTTACAACAACAGCTGGGTTTGCAACAGCAGTCTAATCAATTACAGCGAGATATGCAGACAAGGCTCCAAGCATCAACTCAAGCACCAGCTTCCTTGCTTCAACAGCAGAATGTAATTGATCAACAAAAGCAATTGTATCAATCACAAAGGCCTCTCCCAGAGACATCGTCAA CATCTCTTGATTCAACGGCGCAAACCAGACATACAAATGGAGGTGATTTGCAAGAGGAAGTCTACCAAAAG ATCAAAAGCATGAAGGAAATGTACCTGCCCGAACTAAATGAAATGTACCAGAAAATTGCCACAAAGTTACAGCAG caTGATTCTCTTCCACAACAACCCAAGTCAGAGCAGCTTGAGAAGCTAAAAATTTTTAAGAACATGTTGGAGCGCATAATAGCATTTTTACAGGTTtcgaaaaataatattttgcctGGTTTTAAGGAGAAATTGGGTTCCTATGAGAAGcagattataaattttataaatacaaatAGACCCAGGAAGCCTATTCCATCCCTTCAACAAGGACAAATTCCCCAGCCTCACATCCAGCAATCACAATCTCAAGTTTCTCAAGTGCAGTCTCATGAAAATCAAATGAACCCCCAAATGCAACAATCAATGAATTTGCAAGGATCTGTGCCAGCAATGCAGCAGAACAATATGTCAAATTTGCAGCATAATTCTCTGTCTTCTTTATCGGGTTCTACATCACAGCAAAACATGATGAATTCCCTACAGCCAGCTTCCAATTTAGATTCAAGCCAAGGAAATGCAATGAGCTCATTGCAGCTTGCAGCAGTCGGATCTCTACAACAGAATCCTGTGAGCACTACACAACAGGCCAATATTAACAATTTGTCATCACAGAGTGGGGTAAATATGCTGCAGCCAAATGTTCCCCTTCAGTCACATCCCAATATGCTTCAACAACAGCATCTGAAACAACAGCAAGAACAGCAAATGTTGCAGAATCAGCAGCTCAAACAACAAATTCACCAGCGCCAGATGCAGCAACAGTTACTGCAGAAGCAGCAGTTACTGCAGCAACAGCAGCAGCAACAATTGCACCAACAGGCAAAGCAGCAGTTGCCTGCACAAATGCAAGTACATCAAATGAATGATGTCAATGAGCTTAAGATGAGACAGGGGATAGGTGTTAAGCCAGGTGTCTTTCAGCAACAACATCTCTCTGCAGGTCAGCGCACGGCTTATCCCCATCAACAGATGAAACCTGGGTCTTCATATCCTATTTCTTCACCTCAGCTGCTTCAGGCCGCCTCCCCTCAGTTTTCACAGCATTCTCCACAAGTTGATCAGCAAAATATATTGTCATCTCTGACAAAAATTGGAACCCCTTTGCAATCTGCTAATTCTCCTTTTGTTGTACCATCTCCTTCAACTCCTTTAGCCCCATCCCCTATGCCTGGTGATTCTGAGAAACCATCTGGTATTTCCTCACTTTCAAATGCTGGAAACATTGGACAGCAACAAATTGGTGCTCAAGTACTAGCTCCATCCCTTGCTATTGGCACTCCTGGGATATCAGCCTCACCTTTGCTTGCAGAGTGTACTGGTTCTGATGGTGCACATGGCAATGCTTTGACTACTGCTTCTGGCAAGTCAAGTGTAACAGAGCAACCTCTTGAGCGCTTGATTAAAGCG GTAAAGTCTATGTCCCCTAAAGCTTTGAGTGCCTCTGTCAGTGACATTGGTTCAGTTGTCAGTATGATTGACAGAATTGCGGGATCAGCGCCAGGTAATGGATCTAGAGCTGCAGTGGGTGAGGATTTGGTGGCAATGACAAATTGCCGCATTCAGGCAAGAAATTGTATTACCCAAGATGGAGTGAATGGGACAAGGAAAATGAGGCGATATACAAGTGCCATGCCCTTGAATGTTGTATCATCAGCTAGCAGCATAAGTGACAGTTTTAAGCAGTTGAATGGTCCAGAGACATCTGATTTGGAGTCTACTGCAACATCAACTGTCAAGAAGCCTAGAATTGAG GCTAATCATGCCCTTTTGGAAGAGATACGCGAAATAAATCAACGACTTATAGACACAGTGGTTGATATTAGTGAGGAAGATGTTGATCCAACTGCAGCAGGTTCTGCTGCTGGAGGGGGTGAAGGAACCATTGTTAAGTGTTCTTTCAGTGCTGTAGCTCTCAGTCCAAACTTGAAATCACAGTACGCTTCATCACAAATG TCACCAATTCAGCCCCTTAGATTGTTTGTGCCTACAAATTATCCTAATTGCTCCCCAATACTGTTGGACGTGTTACCGGTTGAAATCAG TAAGGAATACGAGGATCTTTCAGTGAAGGCTAAGTCGAGGTTTAGCATTTCTCTCCGTAGTCTTTCGCAGCCTATGTCACTTGGGGAAATTGCAAGGACCTGGGATGTTTGTGCCAGAGCAGTTATTTCTGAGCATGCCCAGCAAAGTGGTGGAGGAAGCTTCAGCTCAAAATACGGAACATGGGAAAACTGCTTGAGCGCAGTGTAG